Proteins co-encoded in one Aspergillus flavus chromosome 2, complete sequence genomic window:
- a CDS encoding uncharacterized protein (of unknown function-domain containing protein) has translation MFYRNVAARSALRAFSSSNASVARSALANNVFKAPLTSSARYPARPTTSPSLALAARKPVTTALIRHASTAPKEGKEGEEDTDMMAGIKSEAKVIKDTFSLSDVPKEALYLGMAGVIPYVATSLETVYLSYEINRAASLGDGLIFSGQSAELMLHMLEPIQVGYGAVILSFLGAIHWGLEWAGYGGKLGYKRYAAGVIAPAVAWPTLMFPVEYALISQFLAFTFLYYNDARAAAAGRAPAWYGMYRFVLTFIVGASIVASLIGREQIANTATEHSFKDKINALLFLQKKEKEEAEARRKAELGEEDSE, from the exons ATGTTCTACCGTAACGTTGCTGCCCGCTCTGCTCTCAGGGCTTTCTCTAGCTCCAATGCCTCTGTGGCTCGCTCGGCCCTTGCAAACAATGTGTTCAAGGCCCCATTGACCTCTTCCGCTCGTTATCCCGCTCGCCCGACCACTTCTCCCAGCCTTGCTCTGGCTGCTCGCAAGCCTGTGACCACTGCTCTTATCCGCCATGCCTCTACCGCTCCCAAG GAGGGCAAGGAAGGTGAGGAGGATACTGATATGATGGCCGGTATCAAGAGTGAGGCG AAAGTGATCAAGGATACCTTCAGCCTCAGCGATGTTCCCAAGGAGGCTCTTTACCTCGGCATGGCGGGTGTTATCCCCTACGTTGCCACTTCTCTTGAGACTGTCTACCTCTCCTATGAGATCAACCGTGCTGCTTCTCTCGGTGATGGCCTCATCTTCTCTGGCCAGAGTGCCGAGCTGATGCTTCACATGCTCGAGCCCATCCAGGTCGGCTACGGTGCTGTG atcctttccttcctcggTGCCATCCACTGGGGTCTTGAGTGGGCCGGATATGGTGGAAAGCTCGGCTACAAGCGCTACGCTGCCGGTGTCATCGCCCCCGCTGTCGCCTGGCCCACTCTGATGTTCCCCGTCGAGTATGCCTTGATCAGCCAGTTCCTTGCTTTCACTTTCCTGTACTACAATGATGCTcgtgccgccgctgccggcCGTGCTCCCGCCTGGTACGGCATGTACCGCTTTGTCCTGACCTTCATTGTCGGTGCCAGCATTGTCGCCAGCTTGATCGGTCGTGAGCAGATCGCCAACACCGCCACCGAGCACAGCTTCAAAGACAAGATCAAtgctctccttttcttgcagaagaaggagaaggaggaggccGAGGCCCGCCGCAAGGCCGAGCTCGGTGAGGAGGACTCTGAGTAA
- a CDS encoding protein YME1 produces MAFQLPIPKPNISAVTSDIWPSMSKLLNAPWKNVERSPATSGPAASQGLSQRTAGEGSSHVSLPEFLDTVPSEALRLGIRSKPVHHLWSRSFSKESTLWIAPSLVSRQPHSSSFRSYSTLTSLDRLRHAPSVIGLSRLQQQRFIFGGPSHGLLAQKEKTANSNPNSANAQNAFYQALLRANMPAIVVERYKSGHFATNSLSEAIYFKALQRVGGTDAAALSAAASAQVGNSNLNSEQLQAIGQAVAAQNHGGNAGMSTKANGTGAKEAPLYVVVEESLGSAVFRWVKFLLYFGFFTYMSLVLVTILVETTGVLKNIKGPQNNEAQPQQQTVRFTDVHGCDEAKEELQELVEFLLNPERFSSLGGKLPKGVLLVGPPGTGKTLLARAVAGEAGVPFFYMSGSEFDEVYVGVGAKRVRELFTQARSKAPAIIFIDELDAIGAKRNERDAAYVKQTLNQLLTELDGFSQTSGVIIIAATNYPQLLDKALTRPGRFDRRVVVDLPDVRGRMDILRHHMKDVQISTDVDVAVIARGTPGFSGADLENLVNQAAIFASRNKQAKVGPRDFDWAKDKIMMGAEARSRVIQDKDKLLTAYHEAGHALVAYFSPSSTPLYKITIVPRGMALGVTHFLPEMDTVSRNYTEYLSDIDVSMGGKAAEELIFGPDKVTSGISADIQQATETAFTLVTRFGYSKKLGNVDLSTNYDSLSSETKQEIEGEVRRLVEEARMRATNILTEKRHELELLTKALIEYETLTKEEMEKVLKGEKLEKLESRASAPLKLPEALQAARLNPSTSAEGPPTSTASDVN; encoded by the exons ATGGCCTTTCAACTTCCGATTCCTAAGCCT AATATCTCGGCTGTGACATCGGATATCTGGCCTTCGATGTCAAAACTTCTCAATGCGCCTTGGAAGAACGTCGAGCGCAGCCCTGCTACCTCCGGTCCCGCCGCCTCCCAGGGTCTCTCTCAACGCACGGCTGGGGAA GGATCAAGTCATGTTTCGCTGCCGGAGTTTCTCGACACGGTGCCCTCCGAAGCCTTGAGACTGGGGATACGTAGCAAGCCCGTGCACCATCTCTGGTCACGTTCTTTCTCCAAAG AATCTACACTTTGGATTGCGCCGTCTCTAGTCTCCCGTCAGCCCCACTCGTCGTCATTTCGCTCCTACTCTACGTTGACTTCTTTGGACCGTCTTCGCCACGCGCCTAGTGTTATAGGGCTTTCAAGGTTGCAGCAACAGCGTTTCATATTTGGAGGACCATCCCACGGTTTATTGgcgcagaaagagaaaactGCGAACAGCAACCCCAATAGTGCAAACGCCCAAAATGCTTTCTACCAGGCCCTTCTTCGGGCCAATATGCCAGCGATTGTTGTTGAACGGTATAAAAGTGGTCATTTTGCTACCAATTCTCTTTCGGAAGCGATTTATTTCAAGGCCTTACAACGTGTTGGTGGAACCGATGCTGCTGCTTTGTCGGCCGCGGCGTCGGCCCAAGTTGGTAACTCGAATCTCAATTCTGAACAACTCCAAGCTATCGGACAGGCTGTTGCGGCTCAGAACCACGGTGGCAATGCCGGTATGTCGACCAAGGCAAACGGCACCGGTGCCAAAGAGGCTCCACTATATGTCGTTGTGGAGGAGTCGCTAGGCAGCGCCGTATTCCGATGGGTCAAGTTCTTGTTGTATTTTGGCTTCTTCACGTACATGTCTCTCGTCTTGGTCACTATCCTTGTGGAAACTACTGGTGTTCTGAAGAATATTAAAGGTCCTCAGAACAACGAAGCTCAGCCTCAGCAACAGACCGTCCGATTCACCGATGTGCATGGCTGCGACGAAGCTAAGGAAGAACTTCAGGAGCTGGTTGAATTCCTGCTGAACCCAGAACGATTTTCCTCTCTTGGTGGCAAGTTGCCGAAGGGCGTGCTTCTTGTTGGCCCTCCTGGTACCGGAAAGACGCTGCTGGCCCGTGCCGTAGCAGGAGAGGCTGGTGTGCCTTTCTTCTACATGTCTGGTTCTGAGTTCGACGAAGTGTACGTTGGTGTAGGTGCCAAGCGTGTCCGTGAACTGTTCACTCAAGCACGAAGCAAGGCACCTGCtatcatcttcattgatgaGCTGGATGCCATAGGTGCGAAGAGGAACGAAAGGGATGCGGCCTATGTTAAACAGACACTGAACCAGCTTCTCACGGAACTTGACGGATTCTCGCAGACCAGTGGAGTGATCATCATCGCCGCAACAAACTACCCTCAGTTGCTCGACAAGGCATTGACTCGACCCGGTCGATTTGATCGACGGGTAGTTGTTGATCTTCCTGATGTGCGGGGCCGTATGGATATCCTCAGACACCACATGAAAGATGTCCAAATCAGCAcggatgttgatgttgctgTCATTGCGCGCGGTACCCCTGGTTTTTCAGGTGCTGACCTGGAGAATCTCGTTAACCAGGCTGCCATCTTCGCAAGCAGGAACAAGCAGGCAAAGGTTGGCCCGAGAGACTTTGACTGGGCTAAGGACAAAATCATGATGGGCGCAGAAGCTCGCAGCCGGGTTATCCAAGACAAGGACAAACTTCTTACCGCGTACCACGAGGCTGGTCACGCCTTGGTTGCTTACTTTTCGCCCTCGTCGACGCCACTTTACAAGATCACCATCGTCCCTCGCGGGATGGCTTTGGGTGTAACTCATTTCTTGCCTGAGATGGATACGGTTTCTAGGAACTATACCGAATACTTGTCTGACATCGACGTTTCCATGGGCGGCAAGGCAGCAGAGGAGCTTATATTTGGGCCTGACAAGGTCACTAGCGGCATCTCAGCG GATATCCAACAAGCCACAGAGACGGCTTTCACTCTGGTAACCCGGTTTGGGTACTCCAAGAAACTCGGAAATGTTGATCTTTCCACCAACTATGACAGCTTGTCCTCTGAGACTAAGCAGGAGATCGAAGGCGAAGTTCGACGCCTTGTCGAGGAAGCCCGCATGCGCGCTACGAACATTCTGACCGAAAAGCGCCATGAGCTGGAATTGCTGACCAAGGCGTTGATTGAATACGAAACATTGACCAAAgaggagatggaaaaggTGTTGAAAGGcgagaagctcgagaagctggAATCAAGAGCATCGGCGCCACTCAAACTGCCCGAGGCCCTACAGGCGGCCAGGTTGAATCCGTCCACCTCGGCTGAAGGGCCGCCGACGTCGACTGCGTCGGATGTCAATTAA
- a CDS encoding mannose-1-phosphate guanyltransferase, giving the protein MKALILVGGFGTRLRPLTLTLPKPLVEFGNRPMILHQVESLAAAGVTDIVLAVNYRPDVMVSALKKYEEQYNVKIEFSVESEPLGTAGPLKLAEKILGKDDSPFFVLNSDVICDYPFKELAEFHKKHGDEGTIVVTKVDEPSKYGVVVHKPNHPSRIDRFVEKPVEFVGNRINAGIYIMNPSVLNRIELRPTSIEQETFPAICKDGQLHSFDLEGFWMDVGQPKDFLSGTCLYLTSLAKRNSKLLAPNSEPYVYGGNVMVDPSAKIGKNCRIGPNVVIGPNVVVGDGVRLQRCVLLENSKVKDHAWVKSTIVGWNSSVGRWARLENVTVLGDDVTIADEVYVNGGSILPHKSIKQNVDVPAIIM; this is encoded by the exons ATGAAGG CTCTCATTCTTGTCGGAGGGTTTGGTACCCGTCTCCGTCCGTTG ACATTGACCCTTCCCAAACCCCTGGTGGAATTTGGGAACCGTCCCATGATTTTGCACCAAGTCGAGAGcttggctgctgctggtgtCACGGATATTGTCCTGGCTGTTAACTACCGCCCAGATGTCATGGTTTCGGCCCTCAAGAAG TATGAGGAACAATACAATGTGAAAATCGAGTTCTCCGTCGAGTCCGAACCCCTGGGCACTGCCGGTCCCCTGAAGTTAGCGGAAAAGATTTTGGGCAAGGACGACTCTCCATTCTTCGTTCTAAACTCCGATGTCATCTGCGACTACCCCTTCAAGGAGCTGGCTGAGTTCCATAAGAAGCATGGCGATGAAGGTACCATTGTTGTTACTAAGGTCGACGAGCCCTCCAAGTATGGCGTCGTTGTTCACAAGCCCAATCACCCCTCGCGCATCGACCGCTTTGTCGAAAAGCCTGTTGAATTCGTTGGAAACCGCATCAACGCCGGTATCTACATCATGAACCCTAGTGTGCTGAATCGCATTGAGCTGCGCCCGACATCCATTGAGCAGGAGACATTCCCGGCTATCTGCAAGGACGGACAGCTCCACTCCTTTGACCTGGAGGGTTTCTGGATGGACGTTGGTCAACCTAAGGACTTCCTCAGCGGCACCTGTCTATACCTCACTTCTCTCGCCAAGCGCAATTCGAAGCTGCTCGCACCCAACTCCGAACCCTACGTGTACGGTGGCAATGTTATGGTTGACCCCTCCGCCAAGATTGGCAAGAATTGCCGCATTGGTCCCAATGTAGTCATTGGTCCCAACGTTGTGGTCGGTGATGGAGTTCGTCTGCAGCGTTGTGTGCTTCTAGAGAACAGCAAGGTCAAAGACCATGCCTGGGTTAAGTCAACCATTGTCGGATGGAATAGCTCCGTAGGCAGGTGGGCTCGTTTGGAGAATGTTACCGTGCTGGGTGACGACGTTACTATCGCAGACGAAGTCTATGTTAATGGTGGATCCATCCTTCCTCATAAGAGCATCAAGCAGAACGTTGATG TTCCCGCCATTATTATGTAA
- a CDS encoding 3-ketosteroid reductase (3-ketosteroid reductase) has protein sequence MFNYGTDEDLQDKAYILVTGANSGLGFSICCRLVDEFLNSPQRTNQSLTVIFTTRSPKKGNDTLQRLQDHLRKTSATHSPTRRVTFVPESVDLNNLVSVRALSRRLNDEYPKLDAIMLNAGIGGWSTLNWPRAIWGVLTDLVHEVSWPSYKIAPAGMVTDYQTTTLAAQEPRLGSVFCANVFGHYMLAHNVMPLLRRSGQPNGPGRVIWVSSLEATVKMFDVDDIQGLRTTAPYESSKALTDVLALTADLPSTKPFVKSFYSVDDNRTYNSGFGRPRITNDDNLAPNMYLSHPGICGTGIIPLSWPLFYSMLAICLFARLLGSPWHTVSTYLGACAPVWLALSAQSVLDTAESLYRQNGGGRAKWGSSTNWVGKDTPASTETDGWGYGGVVGPAIVDEDRLRRRKRGAVDLTAEDKENFEELGRKCWQKMEELRIEWDKILDLDEVSPDDFGLGF, from the exons ATGTTCAATTACGGAACCGACGAGGATCTCCAGGACAAGGCCTATATTCTCGTCACTGGTGCAAACAG TGGTCTCGGATTCTCGATATGCTGCCGTCTAGTCGATGAATTCCTCAACTCTCCTCAGCGCACAAACCAATCCTTAACCGTCATTTTCACCACCCGAAGTCCCAAGAAAGGAAACGACACCCTCCAACGCCTCCAGGACCATCTCCGCAAAACCTCCGCAACACACTCCCCCACCAGACGGGTAACCTTCGTCCCAGAGAGCGTAGACCTAAACAACCTCGTCTCCGTCCGCGCCCTCTCCCGCCGCCTGAACGATGAATACCCCAAACTCGACGCCATCATGCTCAACGCCGGCATTGGCGGCTGGTCAACCCTGAACTGGCCGCGAGCCATCTGGGGCGTCCTCACCGACCTCGTCCACGAAGTCTCCTGGCCCTCGTACAAGATCGCCCCCGCCGGCATGGTAACAGACTACCAGACCACAACGCTAGCAGCCCAAGAGCCCCGCCTAGGCTCCGTCTTCTGCGCAAACGTCTTCGGCCACTACATGCTAGCGCACAATGTTATGCCCCTGCTGCGACGGTCAGGACAGCCCAATGGCCCCGGCCGCGTCATCTGGGTCTCAAGCTTGGAAGCCACGGTGAAGATGTTCGACGTCGACGATATCCAGGGTCTCCGGACCACGGCGCCCTACGAATCCTCCAAGGCGTTGACCGACGTCTTAGCGCTAACGGCCGATCTCCCCAGTACCAAGCCCTTCGTGAAGAGTTTCTACTCCGTCGACGATAACAGAACCTATAATAGTGGATTCGGAAGACCTAGAATCACCAATGACGATAACTTAGCTCCGAATATGTACCTCTCTCACCCCGGAATCTGTGGCACGGGTATCATCCCGCTCTCCTGGCCGCTCTTTTACTCAATGCTTGCCATCTGCCTTTTTGCCCGGTTGCTTGGGTCTCCCTGGCATACGGTGTCGACTTATCTGGGTGCTTGTGCTCCTGTGTGGCTGGCGTTGTCCGCTCAGTCTGTGTTGGATACGGCCGAATCGCTGTATCGGCAGAATGGTGGGGGTAGAGCCAAATGGGGTTCCTCTACCAACTGGGTCGGCAAGGATACTCCGGCATCTACGGAAACTGACGGGTGGGGGTatggtggtgttgttggCCCCGCTattgtggatgaggatcgGTTGCGTCGGCGCAAAAGAGGCGCGGTGGACCTTACGGCGGAAGACAAGGAGAACTTCGAAGAGCTGGGGAGAAAGTGCTGGCAGAAAATGGAGGAGTTGAGAATCGAGTGGGATAAAATTCTTGATCTGGATGAAGTAAGCCCTGATGATTTTGGTCTGGGATTCTAA
- a CDS encoding putative lipase/esterase → MSSQIPRPALNPELAHVHQALPKIGMSTKEELESYRQFLGSSFSLEDAIRGREDMLSYEERDIPGPAGPMRATIFRPKNQTRRIEDRPGVLCLHGGGLVSGNRFVGVIGMLDWVEPLSAILVTAEYRLAPEHPQPAALEDSYAALQWMNNHSTELGFNPHKLVVCGGSAGGNLAAGVTILARDRSGPKICAQVLMYPLLDDSNQGHSVQQFGDLAPWTGSNTFDALRYALGENHEHADIYTVPSRATNLHSLPPTFIDVGEADAFRDEDVSYAANLWKSGVSTELHVWPGCWHGFDAFVPDAPISLQAGAVRLTWLKKVLENS, encoded by the coding sequence ATGTCTTCTCAAATTCCGCGACCTGCGCTCAATCCAGAGCTTGCTCACGTGCATCAGGCCCTCCCCAAGATTGGGATGAGCACCAAGGAAGAGCTCGAATCTTACCGTCAATTTTTAGGATCGTCCTTCTCGCTGGAGGATGCGATCCGAGGCAGAGAGGATATGCTCTCTTACGAAGAACGAGACATCCCAGGGCCAGCCGGACCGATGAGGGCCACGATTTTTCGTCCAAAGAACCAGACTCGGCGAATAGAAGACAGACCGGGAGTTCTGTGCTTGCATGGCGGTGGGCTGGTCAGTGGGAATCGCTTTGTGGGAGTCATTGGCATGTTGGATTGGGTCGAGCCCCTTAGTGCTATCCTTGTAACTGCCGAATACCGCCTCGCTCCTGAGCATCCCCAGCCCGCAGCGCTAGAGGACAGTTATGCAGCACTCCAGTGGATGAACAATCACTCGACAGAACTCGGATTCAACCCGCACAAATTAGTTGTATGTGGTGGCTCGGCAGGCGGGAATCTCGCCGCCGGGGTTACGATACTTGCCCGCGACCGATCAGGACCTAAAATCTGCGCTCAAGTACTGATGTATCCATTACTCGACGATAGTAATCAGGGGCATTCTGTACAGCAATTTGGTGACCTTGCTCCGTGGACCGGGTCGAACACTTTCGATGCCTTGAGATACGCACTTGGCGAGAATCACGAGCATGCTGACATATATACCGTTCCCTCGCGCGCTACGAATCTCCACAGCTTGCCACCCACATTTATTGACGTTGGTGAGGCGGACGCATTccgtgatgaagatgtgtcTTATGCTGCGAACTTGTGGAAATCTGGTGTATCCACTGAGTTGCACGTATGGCCTGGTTGCTGGCATGGCTTCGATGCGTTTGTGCCAGATGCGCCTATTAGTCTGCAGGCGGGGGCTGTTCGTCTGACTTGGCTCAAAAAAGTGCTTGAAAACTCCTAA